Proteins found in one Miscanthus floridulus cultivar M001 chromosome 4, ASM1932011v1, whole genome shotgun sequence genomic segment:
- the LOC136547975 gene encoding BTB/POZ and MATH domain-containing protein 5-like — MSSYVPFGTDRDGDGLRTSSAEAAEISVSTAADTVVGTGHHMLKVERYSQLKATHAGKNGSCIESSFKVGGHAWRLRLYLNGQKEEDAGFVSLFLWLCDAAPGTVVHADFELALVHHHDTLVRRPPSYGVSAIRPFSPETETPWGCQRFISVEGLERSKFLRDDCFAVRCKVTIIEDRPCVKEGIVHAQDVQRLGLLCRCNDATCKRHHATPAQTLWELFARMCRSIFE, encoded by the coding sequence ATGTCGAGCTACGTGCCCTTTGGTACCGATCGCGATGGCGATGGCCTACGCACGTCGTCAGCTGAGGCGGCGGAGATCTCCGTGTCGACCGCCGCCGACACGGTGGTCGGCACCGGACACCACATGCTCAAGGTCGAGCGCTACTCGCAGCTCAAGGCTACGCACGCCGGCAAGAACGGCAGCTGCATAGAGTCCTCGTTCAAGGTCGGCGGCCACGCCTGGAGGCTCCGTCTCTATCTCAACGGCCAAAAAGAGGAGGACGCCGGCTTCGTCTCGCTGTTTCTCTGGCTGTGTGACGCCGCCCCTGGGACCGTCGTCCACGCCGACTTCGAGCTCGCTCTGGTGCATCACCATGACACGCTGGTGCGCCGGCCGCCGTCGTACGGCGTCTCGGCCATTCGCCCCTTTTCCCCAGAGACAGAGACACCATGGGGCTGTCAGCGATTCATCAGCGTGGAGGGCCTGGAGCGCTCCAAGTTCCTCAGGGACGACTGCTTCGCCGTCCGGTGCAAGGTCACCATCATCGAGGACCGGCCGTGCGTCAAGGAGGGGATCGTGCATGCACAGGACGTGCAGAGGCTAGGGTTGCTCTGCAGGTGCAACGATGCCACGTGCAAACGCCACCACGCGACGCCTGCGCAGACCCTTTGGGAGTTGTTTGCTAGGATGTGTCGTTCCATCTTTGAATAA